A single region of the Latilactobacillus curvatus JCM 1096 = DSM 20019 genome encodes:
- the mprF gene encoding bifunctional lysylphosphatidylglycerol flippase/synthetase MprF, translating to MRKWGKHIYEGIQRHLTLLKGIFILSVMVFVILEVGRIFRDLNGEQLKASLTTQSPWTLLAMLVIGFVAVLPMLNYDFVIAELLPEDYSFWYKVKSGWIVNTFTNIAGFGGFLGASLRANFYGKKASQKEILIAISKIALFLLAGLSIWCLISVVLIFGFGIGGMYANYWLWLVGGSLYFPGLMISTRFKNAAFFKDLSMQRVLRLTLGSFLEWGFAGGFFLTIGYFLEIKGDLLQVLPLFMIANIIGVISMVPGGLGTFDLFMIFGLSAVGVQNADAVVWLSFYRVFYYIVPFLVGVGLFTHDAGSRLNHYLQGLPRQVMQKIAHHFIVFFLYISSIILLLVATVPNFAITNTVIGQLYPYTFFFLDRVTNIIVAFVMLALARGVANRVQKVFWPLMVLLVIAITNTLWRDFSIKLAVFLTFVLVASFLLKRELYRERIEFSWNDRIVDGVLFVGAFLLYGFVGIANSPHLRHRKPVPTALLFPSERVWLAGFIGMLVAAGTLYLVYRYLSRGGRSIAAPYDEARIANVINTYGGNEVSHLAYLRDKSVYFYQEEGEDQVFLLYRKKADRLIVMGEPVGNPAKILPAIEQMMHDADLIDCHLAFYEISSELTMQLHEIGFDFIKFGEEGYVRLADFTMTGKKRRAERALMNKFEREGYQFEILNPPFSAELMAELKAVSDDWLGSRVEKGFSLGFFDEAYLQKAPIAVVYNADHQLIAFANEMPTGTKEVASIDLMRHRQDAPSGIMDEIFINLFEQNRTDGYTYFNLGMAPLANVGTSEFSFIEERIAHLIYEYGYHFYGFQGLRTYKKKYTTEWRSKYIAYQKRTSLIFTMVQVLMVVNQRVADQPHPGGLLGRLMKSVQIGKFSDN from the coding sequence ATGCGAAAATGGGGCAAACACATATATGAAGGAATTCAGCGACACCTAACGTTGTTAAAAGGCATCTTCATCCTTTCGGTGATGGTCTTTGTTATCCTAGAAGTCGGCCGGATTTTCCGGGACTTGAACGGGGAACAATTGAAAGCGAGTTTAACGACACAAAGTCCGTGGACCTTGCTAGCGATGCTGGTGATTGGGTTTGTGGCGGTCTTGCCAATGCTCAATTATGATTTCGTGATTGCGGAGTTGCTGCCGGAGGACTATTCATTCTGGTATAAAGTCAAATCTGGTTGGATCGTCAATACGTTTACGAACATTGCCGGATTCGGGGGCTTCTTAGGTGCGAGTTTACGGGCCAATTTCTATGGTAAAAAAGCGTCACAAAAAGAAATCTTAATTGCGATTTCAAAAATTGCGCTGTTCTTATTAGCCGGCCTGTCAATCTGGTGTCTGATTAGTGTCGTTTTGATCTTTGGCTTTGGTATTGGTGGGATGTATGCCAACTACTGGTTATGGCTAGTGGGCGGTTCGTTGTATTTCCCTGGTCTGATGATTAGTACGCGCTTTAAAAATGCGGCCTTTTTCAAAGATCTTTCGATGCAACGCGTTTTACGCCTAACATTAGGGTCTTTCTTAGAATGGGGTTTTGCGGGCGGCTTTTTCTTAACGATTGGTTATTTCTTAGAGATTAAGGGTGACTTATTACAAGTCTTACCACTTTTCATGATTGCCAACATCATTGGTGTTATTTCGATGGTACCAGGGGGCTTAGGAACGTTTGATTTGTTCATGATCTTTGGTCTGAGTGCAGTCGGCGTTCAAAATGCGGACGCCGTTGTCTGGTTGTCATTTTACCGAGTCTTTTATTACATCGTGCCGTTTTTAGTCGGCGTTGGTTTATTTACTCACGATGCAGGCAGCCGGTTAAATCATTATTTACAGGGCTTACCTCGGCAGGTGATGCAAAAAATCGCTCATCACTTCATTGTTTTCTTCCTTTATATTTCAAGCATCATTCTATTATTAGTAGCAACTGTCCCGAACTTTGCGATTACCAACACAGTGATTGGACAGCTCTACCCATACACGTTCTTCTTCTTAGATCGTGTGACAAACATCATTGTAGCGTTTGTCATGTTGGCCTTAGCCCGCGGCGTTGCCAACCGCGTTCAAAAAGTTTTCTGGCCGTTGATGGTGCTATTGGTGATTGCGATTACCAATACACTATGGCGGGATTTCTCAATCAAACTCGCTGTCTTTTTAACTTTTGTGCTCGTAGCTAGTTTCTTATTGAAACGCGAATTATACCGTGAACGGATCGAATTTTCATGGAATGATCGGATTGTGGATGGTGTACTTTTCGTGGGCGCCTTCTTGTTATACGGCTTTGTTGGGATTGCCAATTCGCCACACTTACGGCATCGAAAACCCGTACCAACAGCGCTTTTATTTCCATCCGAAAGAGTCTGGTTGGCTGGTTTTATCGGGATGTTGGTTGCCGCAGGGACCTTATATCTCGTCTACCGTTATCTCAGTCGAGGGGGCCGTTCAATAGCAGCGCCATATGATGAAGCACGAATTGCTAACGTGATTAACACTTACGGCGGCAATGAGGTCAGTCATTTGGCATACTTACGGGATAAATCAGTTTATTTCTATCAGGAAGAAGGAGAAGATCAGGTATTCTTGCTTTATCGTAAAAAAGCGGATCGCTTAATTGTAATGGGTGAACCAGTCGGAAATCCGGCTAAAATTTTACCGGCAATTGAACAGATGATGCACGACGCTGATTTGATTGATTGTCATTTAGCGTTCTACGAAATTTCAAGTGAATTAACGATGCAACTGCATGAAATCGGGTTTGACTTTATCAAGTTTGGTGAAGAAGGCTACGTCCGTTTGGCGGACTTCACGATGACTGGTAAGAAACGGCGGGCTGAACGCGCCTTAATGAATAAGTTTGAACGTGAAGGCTATCAATTTGAAATTTTAAACCCACCATTTAGTGCCGAATTAATGGCAGAACTCAAAGCGGTTTCTGATGATTGGTTGGGTAGTCGCGTTGAAAAAGGCTTCTCGTTAGGCTTTTTCGATGAAGCATACCTCCAAAAAGCCCCAATTGCAGTTGTCTATAATGCCGATCACCAATTAATTGCTTTCGCTAACGAAATGCCAACAGGAACCAAAGAAGTCGCAAGTATTGATCTAATGCGTCACAGACAAGACGCGCCATCTGGTATAATGGATGAGATCTTTATTAACCTCTTTGAACAAAATCGAACGGATGGCTACACGTACTTCAACCTCGGCATGGCGCCTCTTGCAAATGTAGGGACTTCCGAGTTTAGCTT
- the rplL gene encoding 50S ribosomal protein L7/L12 codes for MALDVNAIVDQLKESSILELNDLVKAIEEEFGVSAAAPVAAAGAAGADAAAEKDSFTVELSEIGQEKVKVIKAVREITGLGLKDAKGLVDNAPSALKEDVAKDEAEEMKAKLEEVGAVVNLK; via the coding sequence ATGGCATTAGACGTAAATGCAATTGTTGATCAATTAAAAGAATCATCAATCTTAGAATTAAACGACTTAGTTAAAGCAATCGAAGAAGAATTCGGTGTTTCTGCAGCAGCTCCAGTAGCAGCAGCAGGTGCAGCTGGCGCAGACGCAGCAGCTGAAAAAGACAGCTTTACTGTTGAATTATCAGAAATCGGCCAAGAAAAGGTTAAAGTTATCAAAGCCGTTCGTGAAATCACAGGCTTAGGCTTGAAAGATGCTAAGGGCTTAGTTGATAACGCTCCTTCAGCTCTTAAAGAAGACGTTGCTAAAGACGAAGCAGAAGAAATGAAAGCTAAATTAGAAGAAGTTGGCGCTGTCGTTAACTTGAAATAA
- the rplJ gene encoding 50S ribosomal protein L10, which yields MSETIIAKKAQIVDTVVEKFNSAVSIVVMDYRGLTVEQVTELRKQLREAGVQMEVVKNTYLRRAADKAGYEGLDDTFTGPTAVAFSNEDVVAPAKIIANFAKSADALEIKGGMIEGKVATLDEINALATLPSRDGLLSMLLSVLQAPVRNVAYAVKAVADSKDEPAA from the coding sequence TTGAGCGAAACAATCATTGCAAAAAAAGCACAAATTGTTGACACAGTTGTTGAAAAATTCAATAGTGCTGTTTCTATCGTCGTTATGGATTACCGTGGCTTAACAGTAGAACAAGTAACTGAATTACGTAAACAATTACGTGAAGCTGGCGTACAAATGGAAGTTGTTAAAAACACTTACTTGCGTCGTGCAGCAGACAAAGCTGGTTACGAAGGTTTGGATGATACATTCACAGGCCCTACAGCAGTTGCATTTTCTAACGAAGATGTTGTTGCACCAGCTAAGATCATCGCTAACTTTGCTAAGAGTGCTGATGCACTTGAAATCAAAGGTGGTATGATCGAAGGTAAAGTGGCAACACTTGATGAAATCAATGCCTTGGCTACATTACCAAGTCGCGACGGTTTATTATCAATGTTACTTTCTGTATTACAAGCACCAGTCCGCAATGTCGCATATGCTGTTAAAGCAGTTGCCGACAGCAAAGACGAACCAGCTGCATAA
- a CDS encoding acetate/propionate family kinase, which produces MNNILVVNAGSSSLKWQLFQQSDLTLLASGLMERMNTPEASFTFKFQGQKEQVAIANLSYEDGVLRLLKQLEDNGIIHSPADIIAVGHRVVAGATTFEKPTIIDRTNLDTLKQLDKYAPLHNPVQVDCIETLMHILPTNVPQVAVFDSQFYLDMPDETSFYGLPYEYSQDYQIRKYGEHGISHSYILQATADFLKEPVADLKLITLHLGGGSSITASQNGKPVDTSMGFTPLEGVPMGTRAGSLDAAIVPFLMNELDKSADDVITLLNAKSGILGVSGVSADMRDIQSTRATNPRAKLAYDMFITSAVKFIASYHVELGGANVITFTAGIGENDARLRADICAKLAVLGVQIDLELNENGSGARQISTPDSTIKVLMIPTNEELAIANHVLATI; this is translated from the coding sequence TTGAATAATATTTTAGTCGTTAACGCGGGTAGTTCATCATTGAAATGGCAACTATTCCAACAATCTGATTTAACCTTACTGGCAAGCGGGCTCATGGAACGCATGAACACACCAGAAGCTAGCTTCACCTTCAAGTTCCAAGGTCAAAAAGAACAAGTCGCCATTGCTAATCTTTCCTATGAAGATGGTGTTCTTCGACTTTTGAAACAACTTGAAGACAATGGCATCATTCATTCACCCGCAGACATCATTGCAGTCGGCCACCGGGTCGTTGCCGGTGCTACCACGTTCGAAAAACCAACCATTATTGATCGCACCAACTTAGATACATTAAAACAACTCGACAAGTATGCACCTTTACACAATCCCGTGCAAGTTGACTGCATTGAAACCTTGATGCATATTTTACCAACTAATGTCCCTCAAGTGGCTGTCTTTGATAGTCAATTCTATCTCGATATGCCAGATGAAACTAGTTTTTATGGCTTACCTTATGAATACAGCCAAGACTATCAAATCCGCAAGTATGGCGAACACGGCATTAGTCACAGCTATATCTTACAAGCAACAGCTGACTTTTTGAAAGAACCCGTTGCCGATTTAAAATTAATTACACTTCATTTGGGTGGCGGTTCTTCAATTACGGCCAGCCAAAATGGTAAGCCTGTCGATACATCAATGGGCTTCACACCGTTAGAAGGCGTTCCAATGGGCACTCGCGCTGGTTCATTAGATGCGGCCATCGTCCCATTCTTAATGAACGAATTGGATAAGAGTGCCGATGACGTCATCACGCTTTTGAACGCCAAATCAGGGATTCTCGGCGTTTCAGGCGTTTCCGCTGACATGCGCGATATTCAATCAACACGCGCTACCAATCCACGGGCTAAACTCGCCTACGACATGTTCATCACTTCTGCTGTGAAGTTCATCGCGAGCTACCACGTTGAACTCGGTGGTGCGAACGTCATCACTTTCACAGCCGGCATCGGTGAAAACGACGCCCGTTTACGTGCTGATATCTGTGCCAAGCTGGCTGTTTTAGGCGTTCAAATCGATCTTGAATTGAACGAAAACGGCTCAGGTGCCCGTCAAATCAGTACCCCCGATTCAACTATCAAAGTCTTGATGATCCCAACCAACGAAGAATTAGCGATTGCTAATCACGTCCTAGCAACCATCTAA
- a CDS encoding NCS2 family permease — protein MDKNIDIATESRTNWFERQFKIKASGSTIKTEIIAGITTFIAMSYILFVNPTILGDAGLDKGAVFVATALTGVVGCLAMAFIANYPIAVAPGLGSNAFFAYSVVLGMGIPWQTALAGVFVASLLFMLVTVLKVREVVINAIPANLKAAMAVGIGLFIAFTGLKQGGIVVSSAKSFVTITSWSDPHVWLTVFGLIVTVALLARKVPGALFIGLAATAIMGVVTGLIAMPHSIIASIPSLAPTFGVSIMNIHNVFNVQMAVVILVFFFSVFFDTTGTVIGLAQQAGFIKGNKMPKEVGKALFADSTSMIAGSVFGSTPTACYIESSTGIAAGGRTGFTAVVVAIMFVLSLFFSPLLAVVTSQVTAPILIIVGSFMMKSIANIDWSEFETSFAAFMIILCVPLTYNISYGLAFGLITYPITMIAAGKGKKVHPIMYVAALLFLLLLFTMHELPAK, from the coding sequence ATGGATAAAAATATTGATATTGCAACAGAATCACGAACGAACTGGTTCGAACGTCAATTCAAAATTAAAGCAAGTGGGTCGACCATTAAAACCGAAATCATCGCCGGAATTACCACTTTTATTGCGATGTCATACATTTTATTCGTCAACCCAACTATATTAGGCGACGCCGGCCTAGATAAGGGGGCCGTCTTTGTCGCCACCGCATTAACTGGAGTGGTCGGCTGTTTAGCCATGGCCTTCATCGCCAACTACCCAATCGCCGTTGCACCCGGACTCGGCAGCAATGCTTTCTTCGCCTATTCCGTCGTTTTAGGCATGGGAATTCCTTGGCAAACAGCACTTGCCGGTGTTTTCGTCGCTTCCCTCCTTTTCATGCTTGTCACGGTCTTAAAAGTCCGCGAAGTCGTGATTAACGCGATTCCCGCTAATTTAAAAGCCGCCATGGCCGTCGGGATTGGGTTATTCATCGCCTTTACCGGATTAAAACAAGGGGGCATCGTCGTCAGTAGTGCTAAATCATTCGTCACCATTACGAGTTGGTCAGATCCGCACGTTTGGTTGACCGTCTTCGGTTTAATCGTCACCGTTGCTCTATTAGCCCGCAAAGTCCCTGGCGCTTTATTCATCGGTTTGGCGGCCACAGCCATCATGGGAGTCGTGACTGGTCTAATCGCAATGCCTCACAGCATCATCGCTTCAATTCCAAGCTTAGCACCCACTTTCGGTGTCTCAATCATGAACATCCACAACGTCTTCAATGTTCAAATGGCCGTCGTAATTCTCGTCTTTTTCTTCAGCGTCTTCTTCGATACAACTGGAACGGTAATCGGACTTGCTCAACAAGCTGGTTTCATCAAGGGCAACAAGATGCCTAAGGAAGTCGGCAAAGCCCTTTTCGCCGATTCAACCTCAATGATTGCCGGTTCCGTTTTCGGTTCAACCCCAACTGCTTGTTACATCGAATCATCAACTGGGATTGCTGCTGGTGGTCGGACTGGTTTCACCGCCGTGGTCGTCGCCATCATGTTCGTCTTAAGCTTATTCTTCTCACCTTTACTGGCCGTTGTGACGTCGCAAGTGACTGCCCCAATCTTAATCATCGTGGGTTCATTCATGATGAAGTCAATTGCCAACATCGACTGGTCAGAATTCGAAACTTCTTTTGCAGCCTTCATGATTATTCTGTGCGTCCCATTAACCTATAATATCTCATACGGTTTAGCATTCGGGCTGATCACTTACCCCATCACCATGATTGCTGCTGGCAAAGGTAAAAAAGTGCATCCGATTATGTATGTCGCTGCGCTCTTATTCCTATTATTACTCTTCACAATGCACGAATTACCTGCTAAATAA
- the ade gene encoding adenine deaminase: MDKPTLKQLIDQAAGRQAADMVIKNAKVVDVYNGRIIEGTLAIGNGRFLGISDDYLAPKVIDARGQYVVPGLIDPHIHIESANVSPAVFGSLVTPHGTTTILADPHEIVNVAGMRGLEYMVASAKKTALDIKYTMPSCVPAANPSLETSGAVITAAEIQDSYDRNLTYGLAEFMNYPGVVNADDGVLDELLVSLNANKLIDGHSPTLKEQGLNAYAAAGIRNDHECTQVDEMLDRISRGMYVYLRYGTVSKNMPTLLKGVTPQNARFCCLCGDDLQSVTLRETGHLDESIRVAIANGIDPIMAIQMATINTAQCTGLADRGGIAPGLKADFLLVDDLEQFSVNQTFINGQKVAASGEYLLTTEDSVTGFDDLLQTVHLDTFTADQLKLNLTSDKAHVIGLQSISRTQNLVLPVAHTADGDFQYHPDEDIAKVAVVERHHLTGNVGVGLLNGFGIKNGAIATSIGHDSHNLVVVGTNDADMVVAIEALKESQGGGVAIRDGQVIATLPFVIGGLMSNEPIDTLIEHQKAFNAICHDKLHVTAHFDPIMKLGAMPLDVIPNLRITDKGLVDVTKFEIIDINA, encoded by the coding sequence ATGGATAAACCAACTTTAAAACAACTAATTGATCAAGCTGCCGGCCGTCAAGCTGCCGACATGGTCATTAAAAATGCAAAGGTCGTCGATGTCTATAATGGCCGCATTATTGAAGGCACACTCGCAATTGGTAATGGTCGCTTCCTCGGTATCAGCGACGACTACCTTGCACCAAAAGTTATCGATGCACGCGGCCAATATGTTGTGCCAGGTTTGATTGATCCGCATATTCATATCGAATCTGCCAATGTCTCACCCGCTGTCTTCGGATCACTTGTAACACCACATGGCACAACGACGATCTTGGCTGACCCACACGAAATCGTGAACGTCGCTGGCATGCGGGGGCTTGAATACATGGTCGCATCTGCCAAAAAGACAGCACTTGATATCAAGTACACCATGCCCTCGTGTGTGCCTGCTGCTAATCCAAGCCTCGAAACATCTGGTGCTGTGATTACCGCTGCTGAAATCCAAGATTCTTACGACCGCAATCTCACTTACGGCCTTGCCGAATTCATGAATTATCCCGGTGTTGTCAATGCTGATGATGGCGTTTTAGACGAATTACTCGTTTCACTCAACGCAAATAAACTCATCGACGGTCACTCACCCACTTTAAAAGAACAAGGCTTAAACGCATATGCCGCTGCTGGTATTCGTAACGATCACGAATGTACCCAAGTCGATGAAATGCTCGATCGCATCAGTCGCGGTATGTATGTTTATCTCCGCTACGGCACCGTCTCTAAGAATATGCCAACCCTTTTGAAAGGCGTGACGCCGCAAAACGCACGTTTCTGTTGTCTCTGCGGTGACGACTTACAATCCGTAACCCTCCGTGAAACTGGCCACTTGGATGAAAGTATCCGCGTTGCTATCGCAAACGGGATCGACCCCATCATGGCAATCCAAATGGCCACCATCAACACTGCCCAATGTACCGGCTTAGCTGACCGCGGCGGGATTGCACCTGGTTTGAAGGCCGATTTCCTATTGGTTGATGATCTCGAACAATTCAGTGTGAATCAAACCTTTATCAATGGTCAAAAAGTTGCTGCTAGCGGCGAATACCTACTAACAACTGAAGATTCAGTTACTGGTTTTGATGACTTGTTACAAACCGTACACCTCGATACATTCACCGCTGACCAATTAAAACTCAACCTCACAAGCGATAAAGCCCACGTGATCGGCTTACAAAGCATCAGTCGGACACAAAATCTCGTCTTACCGGTCGCTCACACTGCAGACGGTGATTTCCAATATCATCCTGACGAAGACATCGCTAAAGTGGCCGTAGTTGAACGACATCATCTCACTGGTAATGTCGGCGTTGGCCTGCTTAACGGCTTTGGCATCAAGAACGGTGCGATTGCCACCAGCATCGGCCACGATAGCCACAACCTCGTAGTAGTCGGTACCAACGATGCTGACATGGTCGTTGCCATCGAAGCGCTCAAAGAAAGCCAAGGCGGTGGCGTTGCCATTCGGGATGGCCAAGTCATCGCAACATTACCATTTGTCATCGGCGGCTTAATGAGTAACGAACCCATCGACACTTTAATTGAACATCAAAAGGCCTTCAATGCTATTTGCCACGATAAACTCCACGTC